One genomic segment of Drosophila melanogaster chromosome 3L includes these proteins:
- the CG9184 gene encoding uncharacterized protein, isoform B — translation MDRRVTAIGLVILQLLVSGLCFQEKAPLQTSLVSGQARTEKQQQVLDDPLGSGRGIDEHLLKTIEDQQHPRQYGYPPQWSPGPPAYPPPPQRPWGPPPPPGPPPPGPPPPPGPYYNPYYNGYNYYGGYGGYGYGGFGYPGFGGYSGYPYYPFYRSSTAGEVDNQLPGADGLTSAAIPGVFQGRAVLSHQNFLDGRNNANVVPLYHLLQMARA, via the exons ATGGATCGGAGAGTGACTGCGATTGGTTTGG TTATCCTGCAGCTGCTGGTCAGCGGCCTCTGTTTCCAGGAGAAGGCGCCACTGCAGACGAGCCTGGTCAGCGGACAGGCCAGGACCGAAAAGCAGCAACAGGTGCTGGACGATCCGCTGGGAAGTGGACGCGGGATTGACGAGCACCTGCTGAAGACCATTG AGGATCAGCAGCACCCACGGCAGTATGGCTATCCACCGCAGTGGTCGCCAGGACCGCCCGCTTATCCGCCGCCACCGCAGCGTCCTTGGGGGCCACCCCCTCCGCCCGGACCACCGCCGCCAGgacctcctcctccgccgggACCCTACTACAATCCCTACTACAATGGCTACAACTACTACGGCGGATATGGCGGCTATGGATATGGGGGCTTTGGATATCCCGGCTTTGGCGGCTATTCTGGCTATCCCTACTATCCCTTCTATCGCTCCTCGACGGCTGGCGAGGTCGATAACCAACTTCCCGGTGCCGATGGACTCACTTCCGCCGCCATTCCTGGCGTTTTCCAGGGCAGGGCCGTGCTGTCCCACCAGAACTTCCTCGACGGCAGGAACAACGCTAACGTTGTGCCACTTTATCACCTACTCCAAATGGCCAGGGCTTGA
- the CG9184 gene encoding uncharacterized protein, isoform A produces MDRRVTAIGLVILQLLVSGLCFQEKAPLQTSLVSGQARTEKQQQVLDDPLGSGRGIDEHLLKTIGKGGIKLVMASGAPSTTPKPSVQHHYYYPPEDQQHPRQYGYPPQWSPGPPAYPPPPQRPWGPPPPPGPPPPGPPPPPGPYYNPYYNGYNYYGGYGGYGYGGFGYPGFGGYSGYPYYPFYRSSTAGEVDNQLPGADGLTSAAIPGVFQGRAVLSHQNFLDGRNNANVVPLYHLLQMARA; encoded by the exons ATGGATCGGAGAGTGACTGCGATTGGTTTGG TTATCCTGCAGCTGCTGGTCAGCGGCCTCTGTTTCCAGGAGAAGGCGCCACTGCAGACGAGCCTGGTCAGCGGACAGGCCAGGACCGAAAAGCAGCAACAGGTGCTGGACGATCCGCTGGGAAGTGGACGCGGGATTGACGAGCACCTGCTGAAGACCATTGGTAAGGGCGGCATCAAGCTGGTGATGGCCTCGGGAGCCCCGTCGACCACCCCGAAACCGTCAGTACAACACCATTACTATTATCCACCAGAGGATCAGCAGCACCCACGGCAGTATGGCTATCCACCGCAGTGGTCGCCAGGACCGCCCGCTTATCCGCCGCCACCGCAGCGTCCTTGGGGGCCACCCCCTCCGCCCGGACCACCGCCGCCAGgacctcctcctccgccgggACCCTACTACAATCCCTACTACAATGGCTACAACTACTACGGCGGATATGGCGGCTATGGATATGGGGGCTTTGGATATCCCGGCTTTGGCGGCTATTCTGGCTATCCCTACTATCCCTTCTATCGCTCCTCGACGGCTGGCGAGGTCGATAACCAACTTCCCGGTGCCGATGGACTCACTTCCGCCGCCATTCCTGGCGTTTTCCAGGGCAGGGCCGTGCTGTCCCACCAGAACTTCCTCGACGGCAGGAACAACGCTAACGTTGTGCCACTTTATCACCTACTCCAAATGGCCAGGGCTTGA
- the Myo61F gene encoding myosin 61F, isoform D — translation MYIEIKSLIFAIMDTKDYIDFNSQLKMETGLHERDRAGVQDFVLLENYQSEEAFIGNLKKRFQEDLIYTYIGQVLISVNPYKQLPIYTDDHVKAYRNKHFYEMPPHIFAVTDNAFRSLIEENRGQCVLISGESGSGKTEASKKVLQFIAACSGNQTTVEGVKDKLLKSNPVLEAFGNAKTNRNDNSSRFGKYMDIQFDFKGAPIGGNILNYLLEKSRVVAQMGGERNFHIFYQLLAGADEALLQELRLERALDTYSYLTDGLNGTVTRINDADSFKQVQQALTVIDFTKEEQREIFGIVASILHLGNVGFTEVEGNAKVNSRDLVVTAARLLGVNASELEAALTHRTIDARGDVVTSPLNQELAIYARDALAKAVYDRLFSWLVQRLNISLQAKETRASRNNVMGILDIYGFEIFQKNSFEQFCINFCNEKLQQLFIELTLKSEQDEYRREGIEWIPVEYFDNKVICNLIEEKHKGIISILDEECLRPGEPTDKTFLEKLTQKLAQHHHYVCHEKAPAHIKKIMLRDEFRLVHYAGEVTYSVNGFLDKNNDLLFRDLKETLSKAGNGIVRNCFPEKELRSLKRPETAITQFRASLNNLMDILMCKEPSYIRCIKPNDLQTANVFNDELVLHQVKYLGLMENLRVRRAGFAYRRTYELFLERYKSLSKSTWPNYKGPGGPKAGVQQLVKDLGWDEEKYRVGETKLFIRWPRTLFDTEDAYQEKKHEIAAIIQAHWKGLMQRRKYLKLRAQVIIMQSYCRRKLAQQAAKKRREAADKIRAFIKGFITRNDAPNGFNEEFIANAKRMWLLRLAKELPTKVLDKSWPHAPGHCEEASGILHRLHRLHLARIYRLKLTPQQKRQFELKVLAEKVFKGKKNNYASSVSTWFQEDRIPKEHIQRVNDFVASTFGSEQLKYQSFCTKFDRHGYKSRDRFILLSNKAIYVLDGKTYKQKHRLPLDKIDFTLTNHNDDLMVIRIPLDLKKDKGDLILIIPRIIEFSTYIIDTVGTASIVSIVDRNSLEHNVVKGKGGVIDIQTGAEPGVVRDKGHLVIIGTQ, via the exons ATGTACATTGAAATCAAATCCTTGATCTTCGCAATAATGGATACTAAGGACTACATAGA ttttaattCCCAACTGAAAATGGAGACGGGCCTGCACGAGCGTGATCGTGCTGGAGTCCAGGACTTTGTGCTCCTCGAGAACTACCAGAGCGAAGAAGCCTTCATCGGGAATCTGAAGAAGCGGTTCCAGGAGGACCTGATCTAT ACCTACATTGGCCAGGTGTTGATCTCCGTGAATCCCTACAAGCAGCTGCCCATCTACACCGATGACCATGTCAAGGCGTACAGAAACAAGCACTTCTACGAGATGCCCCCACACAT CTTTGCGGTGACTGACAACGCCTTCCGTTCGCTGATCGAGGAGAACCGCGGCCAGTGCGTGCTCATCTCCGGAGAGAGTGGTTCCGGCAAGACAGAGGCCTCCAAGAAGGTGCTGCAGTTCATAGCCGCCTGCTCCGGCAACCAGACGACCGTCGAGGGCGTCAAGGACAAGCTGCTAAAGAGCAATCCCGTGCTGGAGGCCTTCGGCAATGCCAAGACAAACCGCAATGACAACTCCTCGCGGTTCGGCAAGTACATGGACATCCAGTTCGATTTCAAAGGAGCTCCGATCGGAGGCAACATCCTAAACTATCTGCTGGAAAAGTCGCGAGTGGTGGCTCAAATGGGAGGCGAGCGCAACTTCCACATCTTCTACCAACTCTTGGCCGGCGCCGACGAGGCCCTTCTGCAGGAACTGCGCCTGGAGCGGGCTCTGGACACTTATAGCTACCTGACAGATGGG CTCAATGGCACCGTGACGAGAATTAACGATGCGGACAGCTTCAAGCAGGTCCAGCAGGCTCTCACTGTGATCGATTTCACCAAGGAGGAGCAGCGCGAGATCTTCGGAATCGTGGCCAGCATTCTGCATCTAGGAAACGTTGGCTTCACTGAGGTGGAGGGCAATGCCAAGGTGAACAGCAGGGATCTGGTAGTCACCGCTGCTCGTTTGCTGGGTGTAAACGCAAGCGAACTGGAAGCCGCCCTAACGCACCGCACAATTGACGCTCGGGGAGATGTGGTGACCTCACCACTGAACCAGGAGCTCGCCATCTATGCCAGGGACGCCTTGGCCAAGGCTGTCTATGATCGTCTGTTCTCCTGGCTGGTTCAGCGCCTCAACATCTCGCTGCAGGCGAAGGAAACGCGGGCATCCAGAAATAATGTGATGGGCATTCTGGACATCTATGGCTTCGAGATCTTCCAGAAGAACAGCTTTGAGCAGTTCTGCATCAATTTCTGCAACgagaagctgcagcagctgttcATCGAGCTTACCCTTAAGTCGGAGCAGGATGAATACCGCCGGGAGGGCATCGAGTGGATACCTGTGGAGTACTTCGACAACAAGGTGATTTGCAATCTGATCGAGGAGAAGCACAAGGGCATCATCTCCATACTGGACGAGGAGTGCTTGCGACCAGGAGAGCCCACGGATAAGACCTTCCTTGAGAAGCTCACCCAGAAATTGGCCCAGCACCACCACTACGTTTGCCACGAAAAGGCGCCCGCCCACATCAAGAAAATCATGCTGCGCGATGAGTTCCGCTTGGTGCACTATGCCGGCGAGGTCACCTACAGTGTCAATGGATTCCTGGACAAGAACAACGACCTGTTGTTCAGGGATCTAAAGGAGACCCTCAGCAAGGCTGGCAACGGCATTGTGAGGAACTGCTTCCCGGAGAAGGAGCTGCGCAGCCTGAAGCGTCCGGAGACGGCTATCACCCAGTTCCGGGCATCTCTTAACAACCTCATGGACATTCTGATGTGCAAGGAGCCGAGCTACATTCGCTGCATCAAGCCAAACGACCTGCAGACTGCCAACGTCTTCAACGATGAGTTGGTACTGCACCAGGTCAAGTACCTTGGCCTGATGGAGAATCTGCGTGTGAGGCGAGCTGGTTTCGCCTACCGACGAACGTATGAGCTCTTCCTGGAGCGCTACAAGTCCCTGAGCAAGTCCACCTGGCCCAATTACAAGGGTCCCGGTGGCCCGAAAGCGGGTGTCCAGCAGCTGGTGAAAGATTTGGGCTGGGACGAGGAAAAGTACAGGGTGGGCGAGACGAAACTATTCATCCGCTGGCCGAGAACCTTGTTCGATACGGAGGATGCCTACCAGGAGAAGAAACATGAGATAGCGGCCATCATCCAGGCCCACTGGAAGGGATTGATGCAAAGGAGGAAGTATCTGAAACTGCGTGCTCAGGTGATCATAATGCAGAGCTATTGTCGCCGAAAGTTGGCACAGCAGGCGGCCAAGAAGCGCAGGGAGGCCGCCGATAAGATTCGTGCCTTTATCAAGGGCTTCATCACCCGGAACGATGCCCCGAATGGCTTCAATGAAGAGTTTATTGCCAACGCCAAGCGTATGTGGCTGCTTCGACTGGCGAAGGAGCTGCCCACCAAGGTACTGGATAAGAGCTGGCCCCATGCCCCTGGGCACTGCGAGGAGGCCTCCGGCATCCTTCACCGCCTGCACCGTCTCCACTTGGCCAGGATCTACCGCCTTAAACTGACGCCGCAGCAGAAGAGGCAATTCGAGCTGAAGGTCCTGGCGGAGAAGGTCTTTAAGGGCAAGAAGAACAACTACGCGAGCAGTGTGTCCACTTGGTTCCAGGAGGACCGCATCCCCAAGGAGCACATCCAGCGAGTCAACGACTTCGTGGCCAGCACCTTCGGCAGCGAGCAGCTTAAGTACCAGTCCTTCTGCACCAAGTTCGATCGGCACGGCTACAAGTCCCGCGACCGCTTTATCCTGCTGAGCAACAAGGCTATATATGTCCTCGACGGCAAGACCTACAAGCAGAAGCACCGCCTGCCGCTAGACAAGATCGACTTCACGCTGACGAACCACAACGACGACCTGATGGTCATCCGCATACCGCTCGACCTGAAAAAGGACAAGGGCGACTTGATTCTGATCATTCCGCGCATAATCGAGTTCAGCACGTATATCATTGACACCGTGGGAACTGCCTCCATCGTCTCCATTGTGGACAGAAATTC GTTGGAGCACAACGTAGTCAAGGGCAAGGGCGGCGTCATCGACATCCAAACCGGCGCCGAGCCCGGAGTGGTTCGTGATAAGGGCCATCTAGTTATC ATTGGAACGCAATAA
- the Myo61F gene encoding myosin 61F, isoform A: MASFNSQLKMETGLHERDRAGVQDFVLLENYQSEEAFIGNLKKRFQEDLIYTYIGQVLISVNPYKQLPIYTDDHVKAYRNKHFYEMPPHIFAVTDNAFRSLIEENRGQCVLISGESGSGKTEASKKVLQFIAACSGNQTTVEGVKDKLLKSNPVLEAFGNAKTNRNDNSSRFGKYMDIQFDFKGAPIGGNILNYLLEKSRVVAQMGGERNFHIFYQLLAGADEALLQELRLERALDTYSYLTDGLNGTVTRINDADSFKQVQQALTVIDFTKEEQREIFGIVASILHLGNVGFTEVEGNAKVNSRDLVVTAARLLGVNASELEAALTHRTIDARGDVVTSPLNQELAIYARDALAKAVYDRLFSWLVQRLNISLQAKETRASRNNVMGILDIYGFEIFQKNSFEQFCINFCNEKLQQLFIELTLKSEQDEYRREGIEWIPVEYFDNKVICNLIEEKHKGIISILDEECLRPGEPTDKTFLEKLTQKLAQHHHYVCHEKAPAHIKKIMLRDEFRLVHYAGEVTYSVNGFLDKNNDLLFRDLKETLSKAGNGIVRNCFPEKELRSLKRPETAITQFRASLNNLMDILMCKEPSYIRCIKPNDLQTANVFNDELVLHQVKYLGLMENLRVRRAGFAYRRTYELFLERYKSLSKSTWPNYKGPGGPKAGVQQLVKDLGWDEEKYRVGETKLFIRWPRTLFDTEDAYQEKKHEIAAIIQAHWKGLMQRRKYLKLRAQVIIMQSYCRRKLAQQAAKKRREAADKIRAFIKGFITRNDAPNGFNEEFIANAKRMWLLRLAKELPTKVLDKSWPHAPGHCEEASGILHRLHRLHLARIYRLKLTPQQKRQFELKVLAEKVFKGKKNNYASSVSTWFQEDRIPKEHIQRVNDFVASTFGSEQLKYQSFCTKFDRHGYKSRDRFILLSNKAIYVLDGKTYKQKHRLPLDKIDFTLTNHNDDLMVIRIPLDLKKDKGDLILIIPRIIEFSTYIIDTVGTASIVSIVDRNSLEHNVVKGKGGVIDIQTGAEPGVVRDKGHLVIIGTQ, encoded by the exons ATGGCCAG ttttaattCCCAACTGAAAATGGAGACGGGCCTGCACGAGCGTGATCGTGCTGGAGTCCAGGACTTTGTGCTCCTCGAGAACTACCAGAGCGAAGAAGCCTTCATCGGGAATCTGAAGAAGCGGTTCCAGGAGGACCTGATCTAT ACCTACATTGGCCAGGTGTTGATCTCCGTGAATCCCTACAAGCAGCTGCCCATCTACACCGATGACCATGTCAAGGCGTACAGAAACAAGCACTTCTACGAGATGCCCCCACACAT CTTTGCGGTGACTGACAACGCCTTCCGTTCGCTGATCGAGGAGAACCGCGGCCAGTGCGTGCTCATCTCCGGAGAGAGTGGTTCCGGCAAGACAGAGGCCTCCAAGAAGGTGCTGCAGTTCATAGCCGCCTGCTCCGGCAACCAGACGACCGTCGAGGGCGTCAAGGACAAGCTGCTAAAGAGCAATCCCGTGCTGGAGGCCTTCGGCAATGCCAAGACAAACCGCAATGACAACTCCTCGCGGTTCGGCAAGTACATGGACATCCAGTTCGATTTCAAAGGAGCTCCGATCGGAGGCAACATCCTAAACTATCTGCTGGAAAAGTCGCGAGTGGTGGCTCAAATGGGAGGCGAGCGCAACTTCCACATCTTCTACCAACTCTTGGCCGGCGCCGACGAGGCCCTTCTGCAGGAACTGCGCCTGGAGCGGGCTCTGGACACTTATAGCTACCTGACAGATGGG CTCAATGGCACCGTGACGAGAATTAACGATGCGGACAGCTTCAAGCAGGTCCAGCAGGCTCTCACTGTGATCGATTTCACCAAGGAGGAGCAGCGCGAGATCTTCGGAATCGTGGCCAGCATTCTGCATCTAGGAAACGTTGGCTTCACTGAGGTGGAGGGCAATGCCAAGGTGAACAGCAGGGATCTGGTAGTCACCGCTGCTCGTTTGCTGGGTGTAAACGCAAGCGAACTGGAAGCCGCCCTAACGCACCGCACAATTGACGCTCGGGGAGATGTGGTGACCTCACCACTGAACCAGGAGCTCGCCATCTATGCCAGGGACGCCTTGGCCAAGGCTGTCTATGATCGTCTGTTCTCCTGGCTGGTTCAGCGCCTCAACATCTCGCTGCAGGCGAAGGAAACGCGGGCATCCAGAAATAATGTGATGGGCATTCTGGACATCTATGGCTTCGAGATCTTCCAGAAGAACAGCTTTGAGCAGTTCTGCATCAATTTCTGCAACgagaagctgcagcagctgttcATCGAGCTTACCCTTAAGTCGGAGCAGGATGAATACCGCCGGGAGGGCATCGAGTGGATACCTGTGGAGTACTTCGACAACAAGGTGATTTGCAATCTGATCGAGGAGAAGCACAAGGGCATCATCTCCATACTGGACGAGGAGTGCTTGCGACCAGGAGAGCCCACGGATAAGACCTTCCTTGAGAAGCTCACCCAGAAATTGGCCCAGCACCACCACTACGTTTGCCACGAAAAGGCGCCCGCCCACATCAAGAAAATCATGCTGCGCGATGAGTTCCGCTTGGTGCACTATGCCGGCGAGGTCACCTACAGTGTCAATGGATTCCTGGACAAGAACAACGACCTGTTGTTCAGGGATCTAAAGGAGACCCTCAGCAAGGCTGGCAACGGCATTGTGAGGAACTGCTTCCCGGAGAAGGAGCTGCGCAGCCTGAAGCGTCCGGAGACGGCTATCACCCAGTTCCGGGCATCTCTTAACAACCTCATGGACATTCTGATGTGCAAGGAGCCGAGCTACATTCGCTGCATCAAGCCAAACGACCTGCAGACTGCCAACGTCTTCAACGATGAGTTGGTACTGCACCAGGTCAAGTACCTTGGCCTGATGGAGAATCTGCGTGTGAGGCGAGCTGGTTTCGCCTACCGACGAACGTATGAGCTCTTCCTGGAGCGCTACAAGTCCCTGAGCAAGTCCACCTGGCCCAATTACAAGGGTCCCGGTGGCCCGAAAGCGGGTGTCCAGCAGCTGGTGAAAGATTTGGGCTGGGACGAGGAAAAGTACAGGGTGGGCGAGACGAAACTATTCATCCGCTGGCCGAGAACCTTGTTCGATACGGAGGATGCCTACCAGGAGAAGAAACATGAGATAGCGGCCATCATCCAGGCCCACTGGAAGGGATTGATGCAAAGGAGGAAGTATCTGAAACTGCGTGCTCAGGTGATCATAATGCAGAGCTATTGTCGCCGAAAGTTGGCACAGCAGGCGGCCAAGAAGCGCAGGGAGGCCGCCGATAAGATTCGTGCCTTTATCAAGGGCTTCATCACCCGGAACGATGCCCCGAATGGCTTCAATGAAGAGTTTATTGCCAACGCCAAGCGTATGTGGCTGCTTCGACTGGCGAAGGAGCTGCCCACCAAGGTACTGGATAAGAGCTGGCCCCATGCCCCTGGGCACTGCGAGGAGGCCTCCGGCATCCTTCACCGCCTGCACCGTCTCCACTTGGCCAGGATCTACCGCCTTAAACTGACGCCGCAGCAGAAGAGGCAATTCGAGCTGAAGGTCCTGGCGGAGAAGGTCTTTAAGGGCAAGAAGAACAACTACGCGAGCAGTGTGTCCACTTGGTTCCAGGAGGACCGCATCCCCAAGGAGCACATCCAGCGAGTCAACGACTTCGTGGCCAGCACCTTCGGCAGCGAGCAGCTTAAGTACCAGTCCTTCTGCACCAAGTTCGATCGGCACGGCTACAAGTCCCGCGACCGCTTTATCCTGCTGAGCAACAAGGCTATATATGTCCTCGACGGCAAGACCTACAAGCAGAAGCACCGCCTGCCGCTAGACAAGATCGACTTCACGCTGACGAACCACAACGACGACCTGATGGTCATCCGCATACCGCTCGACCTGAAAAAGGACAAGGGCGACTTGATTCTGATCATTCCGCGCATAATCGAGTTCAGCACGTATATCATTGACACCGTGGGAACTGCCTCCATCGTCTCCATTGTGGACAGAAATTC GTTGGAGCACAACGTAGTCAAGGGCAAGGGCGGCGTCATCGACATCCAAACCGGCGCCGAGCCCGGAGTGGTTCGTGATAAGGGCCATCTAGTTATC ATTGGAACGCAATAA
- the Myo61F gene encoding myosin 61F, isoform B, which produces METGLHERDRAGVQDFVLLENYQSEEAFIGNLKKRFQEDLIYTYIGQVLISVNPYKQLPIYTDDHVKAYRNKHFYEMPPHIFAVTDNAFRSLIEENRGQCVLISGESGSGKTEASKKVLQFIAACSGNQTTVEGVKDKLLKSNPVLEAFGNAKTNRNDNSSRFGKYMDIQFDFKGAPIGGNILNYLLEKSRVVAQMGGERNFHIFYQLLAGADEALLQELRLERALDTYSYLTDGLNGTVTRINDADSFKQVQQALTVIDFTKEEQREIFGIVASILHLGNVGFTEVEGNAKVNSRDLVVTAARLLGVNASELEAALTHRTIDARGDVVTSPLNQELAIYARDALAKAVYDRLFSWLVQRLNISLQAKETRASRNNVMGILDIYGFEIFQKNSFEQFCINFCNEKLQQLFIELTLKSEQDEYRREGIEWIPVEYFDNKVICNLIEEKHKGIISILDEECLRPGEPTDKTFLEKLTQKLAQHHHYVCHEKAPAHIKKIMLRDEFRLVHYAGEVTYSVNGFLDKNNDLLFRDLKETLSKAGNGIVRNCFPEKELRSLKRPETAITQFRASLNNLMDILMCKEPSYIRCIKPNDLQTANVFNDELVLHQVKYLGLMENLRVRRAGFAYRRTYELFLERYKSLSKSTWPNYKGPGGPKAGVQQLVKDLGWDEEKYRVGETKLFIRWPRTLFDTEDAYQEKKHEIAAIIQAHWKGLMQRRKYLKLRAQVIIMQSYCRRKLAQQAAKKRREAADKIRAFIKGFITRNDAPNGFNEEFIANAKRMWLLRLAKELPTKVLDKSWPHAPGHCEEASGILHRLHRLHLARIYRLKLTPQQKRQFELKVLAEKVFKGKKNNYASSVSTWFQEDRIPKEHIQRVNDFVASTFGSEQLKYQSFCTKFDRHGYKSRDRFILLSNKAIYVLDGKTYKQKHRLPLDKIDFTLTNHNDDLMVIRIPLDLKKDKGDLILIIPRIIEFSTYIIDTVGTASIVSIVDRNSLEHNVVKGKGGVIDIQTGAEPGVVRDKGHLVIIGTQ; this is translated from the exons ATGGAGACGGGCCTGCACGAGCGTGATCGTGCTGGAGTCCAGGACTTTGTGCTCCTCGAGAACTACCAGAGCGAAGAAGCCTTCATCGGGAATCTGAAGAAGCGGTTCCAGGAGGACCTGATCTAT ACCTACATTGGCCAGGTGTTGATCTCCGTGAATCCCTACAAGCAGCTGCCCATCTACACCGATGACCATGTCAAGGCGTACAGAAACAAGCACTTCTACGAGATGCCCCCACACAT CTTTGCGGTGACTGACAACGCCTTCCGTTCGCTGATCGAGGAGAACCGCGGCCAGTGCGTGCTCATCTCCGGAGAGAGTGGTTCCGGCAAGACAGAGGCCTCCAAGAAGGTGCTGCAGTTCATAGCCGCCTGCTCCGGCAACCAGACGACCGTCGAGGGCGTCAAGGACAAGCTGCTAAAGAGCAATCCCGTGCTGGAGGCCTTCGGCAATGCCAAGACAAACCGCAATGACAACTCCTCGCGGTTCGGCAAGTACATGGACATCCAGTTCGATTTCAAAGGAGCTCCGATCGGAGGCAACATCCTAAACTATCTGCTGGAAAAGTCGCGAGTGGTGGCTCAAATGGGAGGCGAGCGCAACTTCCACATCTTCTACCAACTCTTGGCCGGCGCCGACGAGGCCCTTCTGCAGGAACTGCGCCTGGAGCGGGCTCTGGACACTTATAGCTACCTGACAGATGGG CTCAATGGCACCGTGACGAGAATTAACGATGCGGACAGCTTCAAGCAGGTCCAGCAGGCTCTCACTGTGATCGATTTCACCAAGGAGGAGCAGCGCGAGATCTTCGGAATCGTGGCCAGCATTCTGCATCTAGGAAACGTTGGCTTCACTGAGGTGGAGGGCAATGCCAAGGTGAACAGCAGGGATCTGGTAGTCACCGCTGCTCGTTTGCTGGGTGTAAACGCAAGCGAACTGGAAGCCGCCCTAACGCACCGCACAATTGACGCTCGGGGAGATGTGGTGACCTCACCACTGAACCAGGAGCTCGCCATCTATGCCAGGGACGCCTTGGCCAAGGCTGTCTATGATCGTCTGTTCTCCTGGCTGGTTCAGCGCCTCAACATCTCGCTGCAGGCGAAGGAAACGCGGGCATCCAGAAATAATGTGATGGGCATTCTGGACATCTATGGCTTCGAGATCTTCCAGAAGAACAGCTTTGAGCAGTTCTGCATCAATTTCTGCAACgagaagctgcagcagctgttcATCGAGCTTACCCTTAAGTCGGAGCAGGATGAATACCGCCGGGAGGGCATCGAGTGGATACCTGTGGAGTACTTCGACAACAAGGTGATTTGCAATCTGATCGAGGAGAAGCACAAGGGCATCATCTCCATACTGGACGAGGAGTGCTTGCGACCAGGAGAGCCCACGGATAAGACCTTCCTTGAGAAGCTCACCCAGAAATTGGCCCAGCACCACCACTACGTTTGCCACGAAAAGGCGCCCGCCCACATCAAGAAAATCATGCTGCGCGATGAGTTCCGCTTGGTGCACTATGCCGGCGAGGTCACCTACAGTGTCAATGGATTCCTGGACAAGAACAACGACCTGTTGTTCAGGGATCTAAAGGAGACCCTCAGCAAGGCTGGCAACGGCATTGTGAGGAACTGCTTCCCGGAGAAGGAGCTGCGCAGCCTGAAGCGTCCGGAGACGGCTATCACCCAGTTCCGGGCATCTCTTAACAACCTCATGGACATTCTGATGTGCAAGGAGCCGAGCTACATTCGCTGCATCAAGCCAAACGACCTGCAGACTGCCAACGTCTTCAACGATGAGTTGGTACTGCACCAGGTCAAGTACCTTGGCCTGATGGAGAATCTGCGTGTGAGGCGAGCTGGTTTCGCCTACCGACGAACGTATGAGCTCTTCCTGGAGCGCTACAAGTCCCTGAGCAAGTCCACCTGGCCCAATTACAAGGGTCCCGGTGGCCCGAAAGCGGGTGTCCAGCAGCTGGTGAAAGATTTGGGCTGGGACGAGGAAAAGTACAGGGTGGGCGAGACGAAACTATTCATCCGCTGGCCGAGAACCTTGTTCGATACGGAGGATGCCTACCAGGAGAAGAAACATGAGATAGCGGCCATCATCCAGGCCCACTGGAAGGGATTGATGCAAAGGAGGAAGTATCTGAAACTGCGTGCTCAGGTGATCATAATGCAGAGCTATTGTCGCCGAAAGTTGGCACAGCAGGCGGCCAAGAAGCGCAGGGAGGCCGCCGATAAGATTCGTGCCTTTATCAAGGGCTTCATCACCCGGAACGATGCCCCGAATGGCTTCAATGAAGAGTTTATTGCCAACGCCAAGCGTATGTGGCTGCTTCGACTGGCGAAGGAGCTGCCCACCAAGGTACTGGATAAGAGCTGGCCCCATGCCCCTGGGCACTGCGAGGAGGCCTCCGGCATCCTTCACCGCCTGCACCGTCTCCACTTGGCCAGGATCTACCGCCTTAAACTGACGCCGCAGCAGAAGAGGCAATTCGAGCTGAAGGTCCTGGCGGAGAAGGTCTTTAAGGGCAAGAAGAACAACTACGCGAGCAGTGTGTCCACTTGGTTCCAGGAGGACCGCATCCCCAAGGAGCACATCCAGCGAGTCAACGACTTCGTGGCCAGCACCTTCGGCAGCGAGCAGCTTAAGTACCAGTCCTTCTGCACCAAGTTCGATCGGCACGGCTACAAGTCCCGCGACCGCTTTATCCTGCTGAGCAACAAGGCTATATATGTCCTCGACGGCAAGACCTACAAGCAGAAGCACCGCCTGCCGCTAGACAAGATCGACTTCACGCTGACGAACCACAACGACGACCTGATGGTCATCCGCATACCGCTCGACCTGAAAAAGGACAAGGGCGACTTGATTCTGATCATTCCGCGCATAATCGAGTTCAGCACGTATATCATTGACACCGTGGGAACTGCCTCCATCGTCTCCATTGTGGACAGAAATTC GTTGGAGCACAACGTAGTCAAGGGCAAGGGCGGCGTCATCGACATCCAAACCGGCGCCGAGCCCGGAGTGGTTCGTGATAAGGGCCATCTAGTTATC ATTGGAACGCAATAA